One genomic region from Paramicrobacterium agarici encodes:
- a CDS encoding PTS mannose/fructose/sorbose/N-acetylgalactosamine transporter subunit IIC, which produces MSLLQALLIALVVGGAYLARRIAGDPQLERPIVLGPIVGLITGDVTTGIIVGGALELVFIGAAPIGGTAPPNVAIGSAVGVALAISSGSGTAAALVLAVPAAVLGTFCELFAKTVCSFLVHRADTAAEDARSTSIMTVVWTGNAIHFFAYAIPTFLALYFGNNAVQGLVDSLSDDVMNGLNTAAAILPAVGFGILLSVLFNKSLFPLFFAGFTIAAFTNFTVIGVALLATALVIVIYRRGRSASHKELTDTPSPTPATAPTPERQLPKTTLK; this is translated from the coding sequence ATGAGCTTGCTTCAGGCCCTGCTTATCGCGCTCGTCGTCGGAGGCGCTTACCTTGCACGACGCATCGCCGGGGATCCACAGCTCGAACGCCCCATCGTGTTGGGACCGATCGTGGGCTTGATCACGGGCGATGTGACGACAGGGATCATCGTTGGCGGAGCCCTTGAGCTTGTTTTCATCGGCGCTGCCCCGATCGGTGGCACCGCACCACCCAATGTCGCTATCGGTTCCGCGGTCGGAGTTGCCCTCGCAATCAGCTCAGGGAGCGGAACCGCGGCCGCGCTCGTGCTCGCTGTGCCTGCCGCCGTGCTCGGCACTTTCTGCGAACTGTTTGCCAAGACCGTGTGCTCGTTCCTTGTGCACCGTGCCGATACCGCGGCAGAAGACGCGAGGTCGACATCGATCATGACGGTCGTGTGGACAGGTAACGCAATTCACTTCTTCGCGTACGCGATCCCGACGTTCCTTGCGCTTTATTTCGGCAACAACGCCGTGCAGGGGCTCGTCGATTCTTTGAGCGATGATGTGATGAACGGCCTCAACACCGCTGCCGCAATTTTGCCGGCAGTAGGCTTTGGCATCCTCCTTTCGGTGCTGTTCAACAAGTCACTGTTCCCACTGTTCTTCGCGGGGTTCACGATTGCTGCTTTCACCAACTTCACGGTGATCGGCGTTGCACTGCTTGCAACTGCACTAGTCATCGTCATCTACCGTCGAGGACGTTCAGCCTCCCATAAGGAACTGACTGACACCCCGTCGCCGACGCCCGCCACCGCGCCGACGCCCGAGCGGCAGCTGCCCAAGACGACCCTGAAGTGA
- a CDS encoding ABC transporter substrate-binding protein produces MTFMRKVAKGSALLAGALGLTMAASGCSGSTGGGSDQIEGATITVAWMTDPPPQAALDAFTDETGIKVKWTVVDWDSLQTKIAAAATSNTYFADVTDVDWSRVGQLGTLGWFYPMSDYLDVDKMEQDMPQMSSFKSDGEVYGIPFDSSYMVTTVNKAIFEEAGITEMPTTIEQYTKDLQQIKDKGVLDTPLNIPFAAAEGLSTYWYQTTAAFGGTVLDDEGKPQFSSPDSAGYKAAEWMVQALKDGLVPEGNINVTDSQGMQKLMAKGSVASTFSDYSGNIGSLYDVPASSTVVDEVQYIPTPGVSGPATNLGNPDGIGIPKQAKYPEAAAKFIEWVTSTENQVDFAGGSGPDKVMPHYPSPSRLSAMEALTESGELTQGEVLTELLEGSEATFPAGAPSWYPDFSRAVNTNLHAAAVGSKSVSAAIEDIAKTATSNVKENS; encoded by the coding sequence ATGACGTTTATGCGGAAAGTGGCCAAGGGCTCAGCTCTCCTAGCTGGCGCCCTCGGCCTCACAATGGCAGCCTCGGGCTGTTCTGGCTCGACAGGCGGTGGTTCCGACCAGATTGAGGGTGCGACGATCACCGTGGCCTGGATGACGGATCCGCCGCCACAGGCAGCGCTGGATGCTTTTACCGACGAAACCGGAATCAAAGTCAAATGGACCGTCGTCGATTGGGACAGCTTGCAGACGAAGATCGCGGCGGCCGCGACATCCAATACCTACTTCGCCGACGTCACGGACGTCGATTGGTCTCGGGTCGGTCAGCTCGGAACCCTGGGTTGGTTCTATCCCATGTCTGACTACCTCGACGTCGACAAGATGGAGCAGGACATGCCTCAGATGAGCTCCTTCAAGTCCGACGGCGAGGTGTACGGGATTCCCTTCGACTCGTCGTACATGGTCACCACGGTGAACAAGGCGATCTTCGAGGAAGCCGGAATCACGGAGATGCCGACAACCATCGAGCAGTACACGAAGGATCTTCAGCAGATCAAAGACAAGGGAGTGCTTGACACCCCTCTCAACATTCCATTCGCTGCTGCCGAAGGCCTGTCGACGTATTGGTACCAGACCACGGCTGCGTTCGGGGGGACTGTGCTCGACGATGAGGGAAAGCCTCAGTTCTCCAGCCCTGATTCTGCGGGCTACAAAGCGGCTGAGTGGATGGTGCAAGCACTCAAAGATGGGCTTGTCCCCGAAGGAAACATCAACGTCACTGACTCGCAGGGCATGCAGAAGCTGATGGCGAAGGGAAGCGTTGCGAGCACCTTCTCCGACTACTCGGGAAACATCGGGAGCCTCTACGATGTTCCAGCATCCTCCACTGTCGTCGACGAAGTGCAGTACATTCCCACACCAGGTGTCTCGGGACCGGCGACCAACTTGGGAAACCCGGATGGCATCGGCATCCCCAAGCAGGCCAAGTACCCCGAGGCAGCCGCGAAGTTCATCGAATGGGTGACCAGCACGGAGAACCAGGTTGACTTCGCCGGCGGATCCGGACCCGACAAGGTCATGCCGCACTACCCGTCGCCGTCCCGGTTAAGCGCCATGGAAGCCCTGACGGAATCGGGTGAACTCACTCAGGGTGAGGTGCTGACGGAACTGCTCGAGGGGTCTGAAGCAACGTTCCCGGCTGGCGCTCCGTCGTGGTACCCGGACTTTTCGCGGGCCGTGAATACAAACCTGCATGCTGCCGCCGTTGGATCGAAATCTGTCAGTGCTGCCATTGAGGACATCGCCAAGACCGCTACGTCCAATGTCAAGGAAAATTCGTGA
- a CDS encoding SIS domain-containing protein → MTETQRAQSERAIAAGSGTTIHEIRQQPEVWRRAADVVQARRADLDSFLAAVRSKEGLRIIATGAGTSAFIGGVIAPVIAKETGQRVESIATTDLVSNPLQYLAEAVPTLVVSFARSGNSPESVAAVELADSILDDVHHLVITCNADGHLARKYADESRARVLLMPPESNDVGFAMTSSFTSMLLSALLVFLGDAPELVRSLAASGQSIVEGEWDTLADRADPSVGRVVFLGSGPLASLARESSLKMLELTAGRVASFHDSSLGFRHGPKALLDDGTLVVVYVSTDPHAREYDLDIVAELREAIGPDRVLVVAADAADDSGSVSVLDLQSAGDGFLSAVFVMVAQILAVSFAISLGGTPDNPFPDGSVNRVVRGVTIHELSIN, encoded by the coding sequence ATGACCGAAACGCAACGAGCACAGAGCGAGAGGGCAATCGCTGCAGGCTCCGGGACCACTATTCACGAAATCAGACAGCAGCCGGAGGTGTGGCGCCGCGCGGCGGACGTGGTGCAGGCGCGTCGCGCCGATCTCGACAGCTTTCTCGCAGCGGTTCGCTCTAAGGAGGGCCTACGGATTATCGCGACCGGTGCTGGAACGTCGGCCTTCATCGGCGGCGTGATTGCTCCCGTCATAGCGAAAGAGACCGGCCAGCGAGTCGAGAGCATTGCCACAACCGACCTGGTATCGAACCCGCTTCAGTACCTGGCAGAAGCCGTTCCGACGCTCGTCGTTTCGTTCGCGCGCTCGGGCAACAGCCCCGAGAGTGTGGCCGCCGTCGAGCTCGCCGACAGCATCCTTGACGATGTGCATCACTTGGTGATCACGTGCAACGCCGACGGGCATCTCGCGAGAAAGTACGCCGATGAATCACGGGCCCGTGTGCTCCTCATGCCGCCCGAATCGAATGACGTCGGATTCGCTATGACCTCGAGCTTCACTTCGATGCTGCTCAGTGCGCTCCTAGTCTTTCTCGGTGACGCACCAGAGCTCGTTCGCTCATTGGCAGCGTCCGGGCAGTCCATCGTTGAGGGCGAGTGGGACACGCTCGCCGACCGAGCAGATCCCAGTGTGGGCCGAGTCGTCTTCCTCGGAAGCGGTCCGCTCGCCTCTCTCGCACGGGAGTCTTCTCTCAAGATGCTGGAACTCACGGCCGGACGAGTCGCGAGCTTTCACGACTCGTCGCTGGGGTTCCGACATGGGCCGAAGGCGCTACTCGATGACGGGACCCTCGTCGTCGTGTACGTGTCGACAGATCCGCATGCTCGTGAGTACGACCTCGACATCGTGGCTGAGCTACGCGAGGCAATCGGGCCAGACAGAGTGCTCGTCGTCGCGGCCGACGCTGCGGACGATTCGGGCTCTGTCAGCGTGCTAGATCTGCAATCAGCGGGGGACGGCTTCCTCTCCGCCGTGTTCGTCATGGTGGCACAGATTCTCGCTGTGTCGTTTGCGATCTCGCTCGGAGGCACGCCGGACAATCCGTTTCCGGATGGAAGCGTCAATCGTGTCGTCCGCGGGGTCACGATTCACGAGCTGTCCATCAACTGA
- a CDS encoding carbohydrate ABC transporter permease — protein sequence MSIEARPAAGSLPPSQPGQGKRTKTRLRRRIDLLPYALITPLIVFIIVLALVPAGMTLVQSFYKAQPLNPPNSFVGLGNFFRLFADDTVVSSMVNTGWYVLIGVVLSTVLGIFMAVTLQKPFRGRSILIAVLILPWALPGVVEGIVWSGIWDSNTGLLNSVLTSLHLIDTYQVFLGQNQFVTILLIEIVQVWQMTPLSTLLILAALQNIPGELYEAAALDGATGWEAFLRVTLPLARPGIAVAMVQAVIATLNVFDQPFVLNGAAATGASVTQQIYFVSFQNLDFGQGYALSLLVTIVTVAISLVIVRLVYRTVEF from the coding sequence ATGAGCATCGAAGCGCGCCCCGCGGCGGGTTCCCTTCCCCCCAGCCAACCCGGCCAAGGCAAGCGAACAAAAACTCGTTTACGGCGACGCATCGACCTGCTTCCATACGCGCTCATCACTCCGCTGATCGTCTTCATCATCGTTCTGGCGCTTGTGCCAGCCGGGATGACCTTGGTGCAGTCGTTCTACAAGGCGCAGCCGCTCAATCCGCCGAACTCATTCGTCGGGCTGGGTAACTTCTTCCGCCTGTTCGCCGATGACACGGTCGTCTCCAGCATGGTGAACACCGGTTGGTATGTGCTCATCGGTGTTGTGCTCTCGACCGTGCTGGGCATATTCATGGCCGTCACGCTTCAGAAGCCCTTTCGGGGCCGGTCGATTCTCATCGCCGTGTTGATTCTTCCGTGGGCTCTTCCCGGGGTCGTGGAAGGAATTGTCTGGTCGGGAATCTGGGACAGCAACACGGGTCTCCTGAACAGCGTGTTGACATCGCTCCATCTCATCGACACGTACCAGGTATTCCTTGGCCAGAACCAGTTCGTGACGATTCTGCTGATTGAGATCGTTCAGGTCTGGCAGATGACGCCGCTGTCCACGTTGCTGATTCTCGCGGCGCTGCAAAACATTCCGGGCGAGCTCTATGAGGCGGCTGCCCTTGATGGCGCGACGGGGTGGGAAGCCTTCCTCCGCGTCACTCTGCCGCTCGCGCGCCCCGGGATCGCCGTTGCAATGGTCCAGGCGGTGATCGCGACGCTCAATGTCTTCGATCAACCCTTCGTCTTGAACGGCGCGGCCGCTACGGGAGCGTCTGTGACTCAGCAGATCTACTTTGTCAGCTTCCAGAACCTTGATTTCGGTCAGGGCTATGCGCTTTCCCTACTTGTCACCATCGTCACCGTCGCCATCTCGCTTGTCATCGTGCGGCTGGTCTACCGAACAGTGGAGTTCTAA
- a CDS encoding N-acetylglucosamine kinase — translation MPLYLGIDGGGTKTSFLLLSADGTVRSTFNGPSSYYLEHGIERIERVFVDGVAAVTERAGIGPEHIDFAFFAIPGYGESSANLARMSEMPRVALGHERYACGNDMTAAWAGSLAEEDGINVVAGTGSMTYGVRRDRDVRVGGWGELLGDEGSGYWIGLEALTAFTRMSDGRLPRTDLYEAVRNVVDVANDLDVIDVVSSQWEASRARIASLAPIVAAAADRGDIVARGILERAARQLVELVDTARANLGFTPGEIVPVSYSGGVFKISAIRRTVTTELQSRSVDYDFRPPRLSPVVGSALHAARLGAQPLDAAAIACLEREARNDTSLGLPRESRTSDSPWVLLGERTR, via the coding sequence ATGCCCCTTTATCTGGGTATTGATGGAGGCGGCACGAAGACCAGCTTTCTTCTCCTCTCGGCTGATGGAACGGTGCGCTCAACCTTCAACGGGCCGAGTAGCTACTATCTTGAGCACGGGATCGAGCGGATAGAACGCGTCTTTGTCGATGGCGTCGCGGCAGTCACCGAACGTGCGGGGATTGGTCCGGAGCACATAGATTTCGCGTTCTTTGCCATCCCTGGTTATGGCGAGTCCAGCGCAAACCTGGCACGGATGTCTGAGATGCCTCGCGTGGCGCTTGGCCACGAACGCTACGCTTGTGGAAACGACATGACGGCCGCGTGGGCGGGCTCGCTCGCTGAAGAAGACGGGATCAACGTCGTAGCAGGCACCGGAAGTATGACGTATGGCGTCCGACGCGATCGAGATGTTCGGGTCGGCGGCTGGGGCGAACTGCTGGGCGACGAGGGCTCGGGCTATTGGATTGGTCTCGAAGCGCTGACGGCCTTCACACGGATGAGCGACGGGCGCCTTCCTCGCACCGACCTCTACGAGGCCGTGCGGAACGTCGTTGATGTTGCGAACGATCTTGATGTGATCGATGTTGTGTCCTCCCAGTGGGAAGCGAGCCGTGCACGCATCGCGTCTCTTGCTCCAATCGTCGCCGCTGCCGCAGACCGTGGCGATATCGTCGCGAGAGGCATCCTTGAACGAGCCGCACGACAGCTCGTCGAGCTCGTCGACACAGCCAGAGCGAACCTGGGCTTCACCCCAGGAGAGATTGTGCCTGTGTCATACTCCGGAGGCGTGTTTAAGATTTCGGCGATTCGTCGCACAGTCACAACGGAGCTTCAGAGCCGTTCGGTCGACTATGACTTTCGGCCACCGCGACTGTCGCCTGTCGTAGGATCGGCACTTCACGCGGCTCGGCTCGGGGCGCAGCCGCTCGACGCGGCCGCGATTGCCTGTCTCGAAAGAGAAGCGCGAAACGATACCTCGTTGGGCCTCCCTCGGGAGAGTCGAACGTCGGATTCGCCTTGGGTGCTTCTCGGAGAGCGCACACGATGA
- a CDS encoding MFS transporter, whose translation MKHAQRGRFLRVSSSARPQRSCALSVSRKPVRFVRSLRLIRQSRRRPSLCAFDPCERRRNGEHHRKHSTSRLSRDRLGGGEGLIRGPTQAEQPPSTAIRWLGVITIATTAFVIVATEFAPTAVLPAVAADFNVPLGATGMMTAIPGLIAALTAPLAMRIPASWDRRFVLASAGFLTVGANALVVAGQAFPVVLLGRVSAGLALGMFWTVGAAAAVRLVGDAHGVRAISIVSGGTSLGLVAGMPAGSLVGPPENWRAVFVVFAVAALAATFLLAALLPRLQGDTTAHHDRLAQAPVRKALARPVVLWGLVTAFTVFVGQFASSTFLGAFLGTSVALPALLTAVLTVFGGVGILGMLIASFSFARHAYATLSATIALLTAVIGLVALVSASGSPAAVVVVVVILWGTVWGAVPFGLQTWMLTQAPDNRETVSAALVVAIQLGIGAGSGLGSLALRVSELASGGGEPAYTTIFIVSAVICVVALSLFATGTRSRPGARKASRS comes from the coding sequence CTGAAACACGCACAACGAGGTCGATTTCTGCGCGTTTCGTCGTCTGCTCGCCCGCAGCGCTCATGCGCTCTGAGCGTTAGTAGAAAACCCGTTCGCTTTGTCCGTAGTCTTCGTCTCATTCGGCAATCAAGGCGCAGACCGAGTCTCTGTGCGTTCGATCCCTGTGAAAGGCGACGTAATGGCGAGCACCACCGGAAACACTCGACGTCACGTCTCTCGAGAGATCGCCTTGGCGGAGGTGAAGGACTAATCCGCGGACCGACTCAGGCCGAACAGCCTCCTTCCACCGCCATTCGATGGCTCGGAGTTATCACGATAGCCACCACGGCGTTCGTCATCGTGGCAACGGAATTCGCGCCGACGGCCGTACTCCCGGCGGTAGCTGCTGACTTCAATGTCCCCCTCGGCGCCACCGGAATGATGACTGCCATCCCCGGTCTCATCGCCGCGCTCACGGCACCGCTCGCCATGCGTATACCGGCATCCTGGGATCGCCGCTTCGTGCTGGCGAGCGCGGGATTCCTCACCGTCGGCGCAAACGCTCTTGTCGTGGCCGGGCAGGCGTTCCCGGTGGTGCTCCTCGGCCGCGTCAGTGCCGGGCTGGCCCTCGGGATGTTTTGGACGGTCGGAGCTGCAGCGGCAGTACGACTCGTGGGAGACGCGCATGGAGTTCGAGCGATCTCAATCGTGAGCGGTGGAACGTCGCTCGGACTTGTCGCGGGAATGCCGGCGGGATCACTGGTGGGGCCACCCGAAAACTGGCGCGCAGTCTTCGTCGTGTTCGCTGTCGCCGCCCTCGCCGCGACGTTCTTACTCGCGGCCCTCTTGCCACGGCTCCAAGGCGACACGACGGCGCACCACGACAGACTGGCACAGGCACCGGTACGAAAGGCGCTGGCCCGTCCGGTCGTTCTCTGGGGCCTCGTGACGGCCTTCACTGTGTTCGTCGGTCAGTTCGCGTCCTCAACGTTTCTTGGCGCGTTCCTTGGCACATCGGTCGCCTTGCCCGCCCTCTTGACAGCCGTATTGACGGTCTTCGGCGGGGTCGGGATCCTAGGAATGCTCATCGCGTCATTCAGCTTCGCTCGGCACGCTTACGCCACGTTGAGCGCGACCATCGCCCTTCTCACTGCTGTGATCGGTCTCGTCGCCCTCGTGAGCGCGTCAGGATCGCCCGCTGCGGTCGTCGTTGTTGTCGTGATTCTCTGGGGAACGGTCTGGGGTGCCGTTCCATTCGGACTCCAGACGTGGATGCTGACGCAAGCACCCGATAACCGGGAGACCGTCTCGGCAGCGCTCGTCGTCGCGATCCAGCTGGGTATCGGGGCTGGATCGGGTCTCGGATCGCTTGCGCTGCGAGTCTCAGAACTGGCGTCCGGCGGAGGTGAGCCGGCGTACACGACAATCTTCATCGTGTCGGCGGTGATCTGCGTCGTTGCGCTTTCCCTGTTCGCAACGGGCACGCGTTCGCGACCCGGCGCTCGGAAAGCATCGCGAAGCTAG
- a CDS encoding PTS system mannose/fructose/sorbose family transporter subunit IID, with protein MIENETVRTDKTDLSEKEQRREIRSLTFRGLLLQGAFNYERFQNLGFWWILRPMLDRLYPDEKSRSAAYRRHLAYFNTHPWTLGPITGIVATMEHRRASGDEAVSDEAITSVKVGLMAPLAGIGDSLVFGTIRPIFSAVCAALAVNGNPLGPILFVLGLLAIQMGMRFWGTSLGYRTGMRFLDRLGGSELEKLKEGATVVGLAVTGALVATLLNVTTPFVYENGDASISLQDQLDTVLPAVLPLAATLAVFWLVRKRVALWLVLVGAVVIGVVTGYFGILA; from the coding sequence ATGATTGAGAACGAAACAGTCCGAACCGACAAGACAGATCTGAGCGAGAAAGAGCAGCGCCGCGAGATTCGCTCTCTGACTTTCCGTGGTCTGCTGCTTCAAGGTGCATTCAATTATGAGCGCTTCCAGAACCTCGGCTTCTGGTGGATCTTGCGACCGATGCTCGACCGGCTCTATCCAGATGAGAAATCGCGCTCGGCGGCTTACCGGCGGCACCTCGCATATTTCAACACGCATCCTTGGACGCTGGGTCCGATTACTGGAATCGTCGCCACGATGGAGCACCGGCGCGCGAGCGGCGACGAAGCCGTATCGGACGAGGCAATCACCTCAGTCAAGGTCGGACTCATGGCACCGCTCGCAGGGATCGGCGACTCGTTGGTGTTCGGCACGATTCGCCCGATTTTCTCGGCGGTCTGTGCCGCTCTCGCGGTCAATGGAAACCCGCTCGGTCCGATACTCTTCGTGCTCGGGTTGCTCGCAATTCAAATGGGCATGAGGTTCTGGGGCACGAGCCTTGGATACCGAACAGGAATGCGCTTCCTCGATCGGCTCGGCGGGAGTGAACTCGAAAAGCTCAAGGAAGGCGCAACCGTCGTCGGCTTGGCCGTGACAGGCGCGCTTGTCGCGACCCTGTTGAATGTGACGACTCCATTTGTCTATGAAAATGGGGACGCGTCGATCAGCCTTCAGGATCAGCTCGACACTGTTCTGCCGGCCGTGCTCCCGTTGGCGGCAACGTTGGCTGTTTTCTGGCTTGTTCGCAAGAGAGTCGCCCTCTGGCTCGTGCTGGTCGGTGCCGTCGTCATTGGCGTTGTTACTGGTTATTTCGGAATCCTGGCGTAA
- a CDS encoding PTS sugar transporter subunit IIA: MRPIIVVAHGHLASALLATAEMIVGPAPSARAVDFEVGSSIEDLQNRVAAAVEEFSGAGRALLFVDLAGGSPSRIAAKLALDGDSDVVAGANLPMLIHALTAGEGEDSVEDVLAAGTDGVCQYGVSKRVAGGLQ; the protein is encoded by the coding sequence ATGAGACCAATAATCGTCGTAGCCCATGGCCACCTGGCTAGTGCGCTACTTGCCACGGCAGAAATGATCGTCGGCCCTGCACCGTCAGCTCGCGCAGTTGATTTCGAGGTGGGATCGAGCATCGAAGACCTTCAGAACCGCGTTGCAGCGGCCGTCGAGGAATTCTCCGGAGCTGGACGAGCGCTGCTGTTCGTCGACCTTGCCGGCGGATCACCCTCGAGAATCGCTGCCAAGCTCGCTCTCGATGGCGACAGTGACGTCGTCGCGGGGGCGAACCTACCCATGTTGATCCACGCCCTCACCGCGGGCGAAGGCGAAGACAGTGTAGAGGACGTGCTCGCTGCGGGAACGGACGGAGTCTGTCAGTACGGCGTCTCGAAGCGTGTCGCAGGGGGTCTTCAATGA
- a CDS encoding ROK family protein: protein MIAAIETGGTKVVCGIVREEQPQQVVHSRRISTTTPSETIGAINEYLDEASRREPISALGVASFGPVNVESGRDRYGWVTGTPKQGWADTDLLGRIPLADDVPTAFLSDVASAALGEQTWGAGASHERVAYATFGTGVGVGIIIDGELLHGNGYPELGHVLVRRHPEDSYEGSCTFHGDCLEGLASGPAIMKRWGAETSSLSPQQRERAFEIVGYYIAQLATTTAYATGVEKFVAGGGVLKAQGLLESARLQLATVSGGRGASHAASLDQPDFLVSPELGDFSGLLGAAAAALRRLES, encoded by the coding sequence ATGATTGCAGCAATCGAGACCGGGGGAACGAAAGTTGTCTGTGGAATCGTGCGTGAGGAACAACCGCAGCAGGTGGTTCACTCGCGCCGAATATCGACGACAACGCCGAGTGAGACGATTGGCGCAATCAACGAGTACCTTGACGAGGCATCACGACGAGAACCGATATCGGCACTCGGAGTTGCGTCGTTCGGGCCCGTCAACGTCGAGTCAGGCCGTGATCGATACGGATGGGTCACGGGTACTCCGAAACAAGGCTGGGCCGACACGGATCTTCTGGGGCGGATTCCTCTCGCTGATGACGTTCCGACAGCGTTCCTCAGCGACGTCGCAAGCGCGGCGCTCGGCGAACAGACATGGGGCGCGGGCGCCTCACACGAGCGTGTCGCCTACGCGACCTTCGGCACCGGCGTCGGTGTGGGAATCATCATCGATGGTGAGCTGCTTCACGGCAATGGGTATCCCGAACTCGGGCACGTGCTGGTTCGTCGGCATCCGGAAGACAGCTACGAGGGGAGCTGCACATTCCACGGTGACTGCCTGGAAGGTCTCGCCTCAGGCCCGGCGATCATGAAAAGGTGGGGAGCTGAAACGTCGTCTCTGTCACCTCAGCAACGTGAGCGGGCCTTTGAGATTGTGGGGTACTACATCGCTCAGCTTGCTACGACTACTGCCTATGCCACAGGAGTTGAGAAGTTTGTGGCGGGGGGAGGAGTGCTGAAAGCTCAGGGACTCCTGGAATCCGCTCGTCTGCAACTGGCGACGGTTTCCGGCGGGCGAGGTGCGTCACACGCCGCATCCCTTGACCAGCCCGATTTTCTTGTGAGTCCAGAACTCGGAGATTTCTCCGGACTGCTGGGAGCGGCTGCCGCTGCGCTGCGTCGTCTCGAGAGCTAA
- a CDS encoding carbohydrate ABC transporter permease yields MRTRSLSRPLGIAFIALWTLIPLYWVFNISLQNDAQASARPAHYLPPTPTFENYASLLLGNSDVASSIRRSALNIVIECAGATIVTVVLATLAAYAFARMNFKGRNILFYAVLATMAFPPYATLIPLYQMMSSAGLVNTYTGIILVYVSGFLPLATWIMYNYMSSLPIALEESGQVDGAGRMRVLWNIVLPLARPGIVSTAIITFLQAWAQFLFPLVLSSDISTQPLTVVIAALQGRHTVPYALMSAAGVLAVAVPAVIAVLLNRYIVSGLLTGSVK; encoded by the coding sequence ATGCGCACTAGATCGCTTTCGCGCCCCCTCGGAATAGCCTTTATCGCGCTGTGGACCCTGATACCTCTCTATTGGGTATTCAACATCAGTCTCCAGAACGACGCGCAAGCCAGCGCGCGGCCGGCCCACTACCTTCCGCCGACGCCGACATTCGAGAACTATGCCTCTCTGCTTCTCGGCAACAGCGATGTCGCAAGCTCGATCCGTCGATCGGCGCTGAACATCGTTATCGAGTGCGCCGGTGCCACGATCGTGACGGTGGTGCTCGCAACGCTCGCCGCCTACGCATTTGCACGCATGAACTTCAAAGGGCGGAACATTCTGTTCTATGCAGTTCTCGCGACTATGGCGTTTCCGCCGTATGCGACATTGATTCCGCTGTACCAAATGATGAGTTCCGCGGGCCTCGTCAATACCTACACGGGCATCATCCTTGTCTACGTGTCGGGCTTCCTTCCGCTCGCGACGTGGATCATGTACAACTACATGTCCAGTCTCCCGATCGCCCTCGAGGAGTCGGGGCAGGTCGACGGCGCGGGGCGCATGCGTGTGCTCTGGAACATCGTGCTTCCACTCGCCCGCCCAGGGATCGTGTCGACAGCGATCATCACGTTCCTTCAAGCATGGGCGCAGTTCCTCTTCCCGCTCGTGCTCTCCAGCGACATCTCAACGCAGCCGCTCACCGTCGTGATCGCCGCCTTGCAAGGTCGTCATACCGTGCCATATGCGCTCATGAGCGCTGCAGGAGTCCTCGCGGTTGCGGTTCCGGCGGTCATCGCGGTTCTGCTCAATCGATATATCGTCAGCGGCCTGCTGACAGGAAGCGTGAAATGA